CTGACGTCTTATAGGTTTACTGTTCATAAAAATGGCAGTACAATatgttatgtattttctttctgatAAATTTATAAAGAGTGGTGGGGGGGTCTACTActactttttttcaaatctcagTACAAATGCGTAAACCAAATAATATTCACAAGTAGCTGTAGGCAGATACAATATCATGCAGGGAGACCTCTCTGTTACACATTTTCAGATCTGGATGCACATTCACAAATGTTAGGAATCAGTCATTCATCGGTGTAAAACTGTGGGGggttttgtgagctggctaaaccctacagcctggctttgaaccactggttcagatttctctcccactgtgatgtcacagttggactcttttgaggtaaccccgcctgcaatctgagaatctccaatTTCTAGTGATGGGGTGTGagatttcctacacattttgaaatcggttgaccaatcacaacagactggccaatcagagctgacTGGGATTTTtcgggagggggggaggggggttgaaataaatccaggcgttttagacagagggtgaggagaggagttgcaggaatgggcagtatgacaaacactgatgccttttctgaacatgaGAGCATGTAAactagtgttcgaccgatttatcagccggccgataatatcggccgatgtttgcgttttttacgtgtatcggcatcggccgatgcgcggctgctacgttcaccgatatttttttttgggaaggcagatccggtcgcctatcaGGCCCGGCCCtgctctctccggaaccatttacccagcgccgtcgcggtgcctctgccctaggctgctGCGCTGCGCGCCCGCCGGGTACCgaactctcccttctcctccggagagcgggagggggattcaatgtctccaaccccgctctgccgccgccgccgctcctccgacgacttctcgctggctccggccggcttagtcgtgggtcgcgGTGGTCGGAGCGCtcggtgggtttgtgtctttctcctttttctccaaaccctttgcctcgtggaaattgaCCGGGACTTGTCCGCCAGCGAACGGGATCCtctgcgcaaagcctgcggcgcggtcagggGATCccgcgggcggacgagtcccggtgcggtgggaactcccgagatgctccagagcgacgtgagcctcgggtggcgagccacggccttggccataaccccactttgactaagactTCAGATCAGAAAAGATtacccgctgaatttaattctatttaactattaaattgagggagcaaaagcagtatcggctccaaatatcggctcaagaaatcggcagtccgtatcggtcatcggctaaggctgatgaaaaaaaaatcggtatcggcatctgcccaaaaaaaaatcggtatcggtcgacccctaatgtaaaccttttcaagtggtaacccaaattaaaaagtatgaacctgaaaaGCTGAGTATAAGTAGGTAAATGATTTTACTCATGtaacatacaaaaaaatcatttttatcagTAAAAACACGGATGCACGGAGACAGTTGGGGCGAGGGTTTACCTCTCTGTGCCACATACACCACACCGGCATGCTGGTCGACTGCCACTGCGAACACGTCCCCGGTGAAGAGCTCCGGGTTCCTGGGCCAGCCCAGGTCCAGCTTGTACAGGGGTCTGCCCCGCAGCTGGTAGTCCTGTCGGAGGCTGGAGCTGCCTGGCTGGGGGCCGAGGGGGCCGTACAGCACCATCATCAACAAGACCAAGGAGCCCATGCTGCAGGCTAGCAGACACGCATGGCCTCTCCTCTTCATCGGCATCTGCACGGTCGCTGCAGCCGTGTGCGAAGTTCGGTCTCCCCGCTTCACTGGCGCGAGCTCCACCTGCCTGAGCGCTCGTGACCCCGCTGGAAACGACGCCGACGGAGGATTCCGCCAACGCGAGCGAAACAAGCAATCCGTCAGGGTGGCGCGTTCAAATATCAGTGGTTTCAATTCacgtatatgtatacatatgaTTTCATGTAAACGGAACTAACCACATAAGACGAGGGACTCACTTCCTCCTGCGTCCTGAGCGAGAACGTACTAGTAGGGGACGCAGAACAGAAGAGCACACGCCATTTCCGTTTATTGTGTCGCaataaaactaaagaaaaatacaaGCACACATACATCCCGGTTAATGCTCCACTGGTCAACGTGTGGTTTCAGAATGAACCTATGAATCAATCTGTATTAGCGCAAAGAAATGCGGGCGtcgaatgtgtgtgtttctaagtATTTCTTCCGGACTGTTGCGACGCTATGATTTGAAAGGCTTTTAATTTTTAGGACAAGCCCTTTCTGTTTCCGGCAGCTGGACGCGGCTTCGTCTGAACGTAGCGCGATTGTGACGTCAGGGCGTGTTGACGCAGCTCTTGGCCGCGGAGGCGACTGGGCTTCCCTTCACAGTAATTTTCTTCtaactcatgtttttttctttctttttttctttcttttttgaaagatTTCGAAGCTCAATGCGAGTGACAGTCCGCGCGGGACAGAGACTCCTTTCATGTAGTGCAACCCTTCGACGAATCGACTCCATGGAGGTCGTGGACAGCCCGCTCAACCTCGTAAGTGTCGCTCTCGACGTTGCAACACAAGGCTAACGCGACGGTAGCCGCGGGGCTTGGAGGGTTCGCTGCGTTAGCTAGCTGCCACAGGAAGCAAGTGAgcttagctagctagctgtaGCCGCGGGGCTTGGAGGTAGCTAGCTAGCCGCGCCGCTGCTCGCCGTGCGGCCGCGTCGACGTGTGCCCGGGGTGCACAGCGCTACGCGCGGTACGTGTCGCTTTTGTTCTCGACGAGATCGTCCCCGAGACGTGTGAGGCTGGCGTTGGCCGTTTTCCTAATATCCCGACGCAGCTGCACACAGTCACGTTAGAAGCTGTCGTGGAGAGTAAGGGGCAAGTGTGCTACTGGTCGTTTGCAGGACCGTTCGGTGATAACCCCTCTTTCATTTTactaacccacacacacacacagtcactatGGAAGTGATTGCCACCTCAATCTCGCTCGATCTCTATCACGTGTCATTATTGTCACGTGTCATCCAGGACGATGGCGCGGACATTGGCCTCAGCGCAAGTTCTTAACGCCACTTTCTGTGATTGGCGCCACGATcgagctccacacacacagagagagagatgggtgacagatgagaggagagagccaAACACTCGAAGTGCCTTGACAAGCTGTTGCCTGTCACCGACGTGGACCTCTTCCGTGGGTGACAGCGGTGGAAGGCCTTGGTTCCTTGAAACGTCAACCAAAACCAACACCTCTTACAATCTTTAGAAAAGTGTTGAAGGATGTTGAAGACGCCTCAGACTCAACTACTAAGCGAATCTGATGTGTGAGTTGGGCCGGTCACATGCTGTTCAAAAGTATCAAGGGGACACAAAGTTCTTTCGCGGTGTTGTCAATGGTATTGTCTAGATTAATATCCAAGTCCCCAGTTGAAATAATATTTGAGAGAATCAATACAATGCACATTGTCTTCGAGGGCCCTGTAGTTAGTAACTATTAACATATACCTGGTGAGCtggtgtaaaaagaaaagtaatggGGGGTGCAGCTTCCGTGAGGATTGTTTAAATGCCTCTATTCTCTATCTAAGTGATATAGGATGATAAAACCACAAATTATAAATGacctgtttgtcaaagaatgGACACTTAAAATCAGACAACTttggaaaaagaacaagaatgGCCTGGAACGGTGggacaaattcattttgtcaGCGGCACGCACCCTTTTCTTTCTATTGCTAGTAAAACAGGATTGGACATACATTTGGTCCCATCCCGCCTCTCAACAGATCATGTCAGTTTATGCCTGGACTGGATGATGCAATGCAGACCAGGAGAAACAGCAAGAGATTCAGTTggttataacaacaacaaaaacactgcgATTTTCGCAgcatacacttttttttccccgtcatgtcctgcctcctgcacgcACCATCCCCCACCTAAACCGAACTACGTCCTGTCACTAGGTGACAACACATCTGCCACGGGACCGTAACCAGTAAAAACTGTTGATCGGGGCTCGAAATGCAAAGTTGCTACCTTAATTCTGTTCATTAATAAGAGTGTCAGGACTAgggttgaatgtgttttttgccGGATTAAATCACTTCTACTACTTTATCAATACTTTGTCTGATACcttgttgatgattttattgGGTCTTCTTTctcaatgaaaaaatattactaAAAATAGTACATTCTACACAGGATTGGACCAGGATTTATGTACATTCTGACACAATGTACATTTCTTTCTAGAGCCGCAACAGCAAAGTCACACAATTAACTCAATAACACATCCCTggaattaaatgtaaaatctaGGTAAAGCCCTAAGATAAGTTGAAAAAGAATGTAGGAAACAGTAATCTGTTACTGTCACTCGTCGATCCTCTGTGCTCTCGCTTACTGCTGATGTGGATTCACTGCTTGGGAGCGGGGGCTGCCGTCTTGACGCACAGTCCATAAGAACTGTAGCAAATTAGGCTAAAAAGTAAGGCTACATACAGCCTTTCACTTCAACTTGTTCAGAGTCAACAAGCACACTGTTTAGCACATAGGTTGGTGATTGGAATCTCTGGGCAAAGCTGAAAATGCTTTTTACTCACAAAGGTTTAATGTATAAACAGTAAGGAGCATAGTTGCTGCCAGCGATACATTTCATCTTATTCCACGTGTCTGCCTTTCTTTAGGCTCATCAGCAGTGCAGGAAGGCAGACCGATTGGTAGCTGCTGGAAAGTATGAAGAGGCCCTCTCCTGCCATGGAAAAGCAGCAGGTATGTTCTATGACAATAGTGTCGCCCCACCTTTGagtatatccatccatccatctatccattttcTTCTACTTATCTGGGGTCTGGTCGTGGTGGCACCTCCTCCAGACAGGTTCCTGAGGCACCAGATGGGATATGTAATCTCGCCATCAATTTCGTGGTCTACACTGGGGTCTCCTATCACTTGGATGTGCCCTGAAAACCTCCAGCGAGGTGTCCAGGAGGCATCCTAATCAGATACccaaaccacctcaactggctccttgTGACATGAAGGACCAGTGGCTCCTCTCCGAGCTCCCGCCGGATGTTACTCACGGTATCCTATCTCTAAGTTTGAGCCCAGACGCATTGACCTTACGGACACAACCCCGCATTCCAGGCTGCTTCCCACCCGCCTGCAAACCGCCGCACTGCACACTGAAGGTCATTGTCTGACGAAGCCAACAgaaccacatcatctgcaaaaagcagagACGCAGATATTCCCAAACCGTACActctcctccccctcgctgCGCCTTGTGATCCAGTTCATTAATATTACAGACAGGTTTGAAGACGAGGGGTGCattcgaattgtcaaatttgctttggaagtttcctaaatcctgaaattacccagaagtatttcatcggtagccatgatgagagctgtttggatgctctaaatgcttaggaaaggtgcttcaatgcttcctttcctatctcctttcgcatagggtacactggactttcctatgcgaaaggaacGGAGAATTAtacgccccacaattcattgctgCAGTGATGCACGGACGtacgattaaatccgaagtagaagaagaagaagagtatgattatgacccagaagggacgcacgtcatcTTGTAAGTTACCgctgcctatgaagcatttacatctaaatgtcacacggtggtaatgCACACTGAAAATtactggatggagccgctgcgtttttgtagtccatcttcggaaatttgtagatTCACCGcagcagacgcacgtcaataacatccgccgtcgttaatatgaaaactttgtacattttaaagttatatacatcaatctggtgaactttgacagcaatgTAGGAGGCTAGATCTCTGAAGAGCGTTTTGCTCTTGTAAAAAAATTCTGTGCTCtagtaaaataattttatcataaacacataggCTGTATGTATATGAATGATGatccattaatatccttacaaacTGTGTTTGTATGGACAAGGACCCCCACccagaaaataataaagcaaGATAGACTTTGCCTGCAGGCAGCCTCCCTCAACCTGCTCTGTAACCTGTGGTTTGAGCAGATCAgggtctccctctctgtgcatgtgtgtatgtgctgccGCCTCCTGCAGTGTTTATCTACTAGTGGTGAGGCGAGCTGCCCTCGCCCctcgcacacacagagagacatagagTGACATGTCTCCTGCGTTGGGGAATAGCGAAATACATAGACGAGTGTTTAATGGATTAAATTATGTGCAAGGGCAGTCCCTCGCTGTATTGTAGGCCCTGCTACCTGCATCCAGTCTGTACCTAGTAATCTAACTTAACGTTGTTATACTTTACCTCAAAATGACCTCAGGCTCACTGACTTCACGttcaacaataaacacatgaacCGTCGTCAAATCGTCAAATTAACTTTACAAAATAGACTAAGACACCACTGAGGTTCAAAGAAATTTGAAAGCGAGTCGGATCTTCATCGTACCTGCTTGTCGCCAGGTGGTTGTGTCGACAGATGCATGAAAGAAGCGGCAACGCTgacatgttttctgtgctgcgttcaagtgcgctcgtgaaaaaaatatttaattcagaAACACTTTCAAATGCATAGATATCTATGGCAAATGGCTTTAAATGATCTAcccaaataaagaaaaatttaaactgAAAGGGAACGCCATTCCATCCCGACGTTTACTCCCCCCATTTCTACCACTGGTTAACGtgagaagtgtaaaaacatttctttggtTCATTATTAAACTGTGGCTGGACAAACTGCCACCACAGTATAGTAAATTGATGGGTAACGCTGCCCTACTTTGATCAGCTGCAGTCCGCCAGGGCCAGGTTGCGTGCAGGCAAGATCATCTCCAACCCTTCCCATCCTGGACACAGGCTCTTTGACCTCCCTCAGGAAAAAGATTGAGATCCATGAAATCCTCCACCAGCAGATACAGGACCAGCCTCTTTCCCCACTTCTAAACTGCAGATTTTTGCACTTTCGTATATTCCGTACACTTCACTTCTTTCTCGATATCACAGTCCATATTTCATTTAACTTCTTCTGTTCagtaaattttttttagattatttttgtttattattggtGAACAGTGTAGTATATTTACAGAACCTTTCAAGCTCGGTACCTCAATTTTAGGATGATGCAGCCTAAACATACAAGTAGAGCAACAAGAATGTATTGGAACACATTGAAAAGTTTTCAACTGCTAATGTTAActtgtcctttttgtttctgtcttctgCAATCAGTATGTATAAAAAGGGCCACAGTTATCTGCTAGTATGTATGGGGGAGCACCCAAGTGTCTACCTAAGTTGTTGGATTGTGAACTTCTATCAATTCTATGTCTCTGTTTGTCCCCCAGATCTTTTGACAGACGCAATGAAGACAACTGAGTGCCAGCAGGTGAGGAACCCGTGtgctcgtgcgtgtgtgtgggggggggggggggacctgatTTATTGGAAGATATGGGTAAACCAACGGCTTCAACTAACACCAGAAACAGAATTTCAATTTaacctgtcaatcacaacatacattatcataAGACACTTtgcatagtgaggtcgagacctcacagtATTACAGAGGAAtgcaacagttcccacaatgagcagcacttggatatagatgcaatgacatttattattattaatgataattaataataataataattatgataatgataaatataCATCTAATGATGGTGATAAATAAcaggataataataatcataataatgacggatttgaatcctgcagctctggagtcagagatacctGCACTAgggtagagagaaaaaacagggtTGCAGAAgctcagtgcatgatgggagtttcccccagcagtctgggcctatagcagcataacaaggagatggttcagtaaacacctgagcagctctaactataagctttatcaaagaggaaggttttaagtcgaacgttaaatgtagagagggtgtctgcctcccggATTGTATTTGCCTGCTGCGTTGGCAAATGATGTAGAAACCTTGGATTTTTCTGGTCAAACTACTGTCAGTTTAATGTTGTTGCCAAAGGGTTAGAGAGCGAGTGTCACATGTAACTTATTAACTTATTAACCTGATGCAGTACAACAACATACCTTCCTGGTATTATACGGCTTGTTCACTGGAATTCGAATGTACAGTTGTCAGctattttcagcaaaaaaaatggtttacaAGTTACATGATCATATCATGTATTAATTCCTATTTTTGAGAAAGGTTGCCATGATATTCCCATATTGCCAGATACATTATTAACAAATCCCCTAAAATCAATAATGTTTTAATCTCTCAACAATTTGTGACCTCTCGACCTTGTCTGTGTCTCACTTCTCCTGGCCCATTGGTTCGAAcgtaaacatttttaaaggctCAGCAATTGCCTAAACTAGCATTCAACATTCATACAGAAGGAAATAGTTAAGTTAGTTTGACACATTGCTGGTACAATCATTTTATTCGTTCACAGGTTTGAAGGAAATACTGTAGAATCACATCCTTAGTTTCAGATTAATAAAGGCTACATACTGAGTCAACATTAGGAGAATTAAAAGCATTGGATCAGATTTGGTATGGGCAGATAATCAATATTATAGAAGTTGGATCGGGATCAGGGCCAAAATAACTTGATTGTAACATCCCACCTGACATGTCCTTACCAGGCAGGCGAGGCTGCATACTAATGACCATGTCATCTGAGCCGTGTCAGTAGTCTGTGTCAGTGTTGATACTTGTGTCTGTAGGCCCGTCTGTCCATGGAGCTGCAGAGGGACAGTCACGTCAAACAGCAGCGACTGATCCAAGAGCGCTGGAAGAGAGAGGCTCGTCGTGAGGCAACAAAGACCCGACCCGGCCCGGTGCCGCCCTCGAGCAGCCCGGCCCTCCTCACCCAAACCCAGGCCGCAGGCCAACTCCAGCCCCACGGCTCCTCGGGCCTCTCTGCCGCAGAGTGTGGAAGAATTGGGGAGAGAGAGTATGACACCTTACTCTACCAGCTTCAGACTCGGCAGACTGGGGGCTGCCAGCCTTTGACTTCACCGTGTCCTGGATCTAAGACCACTAAAGATGACAAAACTCGCCTGGAAGAACAACACACCACCATCGATGACCTGCGTCGCCTGGTCGACCACCTGATGGACGAAAACCAGCGCCTGGTGGCCGAGAACGAGCGGCTGCGATCGGAGAACACCCGGCTGTGCTCCGAGGCGGCCGAGGCGGCAGACTTTGTGGAGCGCTCGGAGCTCTGGGTGCTCCCGCATGCGGGCAGTGCTATGGGAACAGGGGGCGGGCAGGAGAGGAAAAGCACAGGAAAGGGAAAGGAGATTGCAATCCCTCAGCTGCCACCGCTGGAGATGCCCGCTCAGGAAGACCTGTGTCTGGATGACCTGCCCCCGCTGGAGCTGCCCGAGGACATCCAGAATGAACTGCAGGAGCTACTGGATAGAGATAAACTGTGATGGGACAGatgtagctctctctctctctctctcacacacacacacacacacacacatttaaggGTTCAATCACTATGGCTTTTGAGTTCAGATGCTATGTGTTTGACATGAGAAGCCCACAGGCGTGTGTGGTCAGAGCCCTAATCAGGCACATTTGGACCACTGATACAAAACAGTCCAAGTCCAAGATAAGGGAGGAGTTTAACCTGAAACAATGTCAGTCGGAACATCGGTGAGGTCGGGGGTCGGCGTGGCCTCCAGTGAGCTCTGTAAAAACTGAAGTTGTCAGGAACATGTTTTTCAGATTGCACGTAAAAGATCATTCTTGGCTTGAAAAAAATGGTGACAAGatgaattcattaattcaacgtccacacaccaacagcAGTTAACCACATCTCGGAGATGTGGGTCTGTCATTTGATGACACCTGAGCAAAGGCCATGAGATGTGGTTAATAAGGTACTTCATTgggaaatgttttgatttattctaCATAGTGTCTGGGGGAAGAAGCCATAACATAAGTGTTCTGAAGCAAAATGATGGAGATTTAGTCAATACAGTTGTCAATAGTTGATTCttttatacatgtgtgtgtacatgagtgagtgtgagtgctCTGTGTGATTAAAAACCATAAAGACTACAGAAAGACGAGCACATGCAGGCATCAGTGTCGCCGTATGTTACAATCAGTAATGTACTGAGAGAAATAAATGGTCACTAGTGGAcgatttgatttaataaatattaaataatgaaCAACATCTCCTCTTTATATTTCATCGGTGGATTGTTGGTCATTTGTGTTATAACAAATGTTGgtgtgattttttgttttttacttttgcaaCAGAAGCTGAAAGTTCAGTTTTCTCTTGCCTCTGTACAGGAGAGAGTTAAAGAGAAAACATCTGtgtgaagtttgaaattctATACAGTGAAAACGTGCCTATTTTCCTTTGCTAAATAATCGTCCGACCATGACCGGTGTCTAGTTTTGTGTGAACGTTCTTCCAGGAATCTAGGAGATGACTGATGTCATCTTTGACCTTTGGTTTTCAGAACACTGAATCAAtatctgtgcagcagcagcagcagcagcagcagcagcagcaggccacCGTCTGTGCTCTGGTCGGAACGTGTTCCTACATGTTATCCTCAGTTATCACGGAGAGGCATCACACTCACTGTATGTTCCACTAACACACAAACTCCACACTGGCTCAACTGACGGGACGATCAGTGGGTAATGGCCAGATGTTGAATTCGTGAatgaactgctcctttaaaggGATCATCAGAAGTGCTCGGCTCTAACTAGACTTTTATTTACAGTTGTACTGGTCTAaccctactgtgtgtgtgcgtgcgtacacacacacacacacacagatcaggaTTCTGTGCAGTGGATTCAATCACAGAAAGCAtattgctgttgttgatgaacTACATTGCTGCCTTTTTTATTCTATCAGACTTCAATTAAAGGctttgatgattatttttgtgtgttgttatttttatttagtctttAAATTCAAGCccaaacaactttatttataccaAAGGACAATTCAGTTTCAACAGCCTACAGACAACACACGAGGGCCGGGCAATGATTATTGGTTCAGTTCAAGTAAAAAACAATGATAGAATAaattaatacatacataaataagGTTCCTGACAAACGTTACACgagaaaaaaattgcttaataGTAAAAAATAGACGTTGAATCCAAGAGACTGCAGAGGGAATGCCTGCGTGGTGCCATGGAGCGCCGGCCTGAGGGCATCGATGTGAATTGTGTCGACAGGACGTGGAcacgctggtcaaaatgtgtttgGACCACGCGCTTTTCCCAAATGAAACACAAGAGAAACCAGGACATTTAACACAACTCCATCGACCAGCTCGTCGGGCAAGTTCAAATGAGCGTTAAGACGATCGATTGAAATGTGCTTTTGCATCTTGTTAAAAGCGGACAAGAAAAGTCTCACGTGGGATTTTGGGTTTCTCCGAGTGCTTGTACGGCCTGTCCACGATGGAATAGTTCATCGTCATCCAACTGCACTGGGTCAAGTTTGTCTCTGACCAAGGAGCCAACCTCATCTTTTAAAATtcttataaaacaaaaaaaaataacaatgtcaTTACAAGTGATGTAAGAGCGACCGGTCTGAACTCATTCAGTTCCCTgggattttgttatttttggaaTTGACATTATGATTGAAGTCTTCCATATTGAGCGCAGAGTTCCTTCCTtatatatgtcttttttttaaaaataaggcTGTGACACGAGACCTTGAGATATCACAGTATGTTCTCGAGGTACGAGGCGTTGTGAGTCAGGCCTCTCGGAAACGAGAGAAAAGAGAACTGAAATGATGCACTCCATTAATGCTGACGGTTTCCCTGGGCTCCCAGTGTGGTGGTTAATGGAGGCCATAGATTTAATTCCCTGCCAGGCTGCTCTGATATTACCGCCATTGTAATGCGTTTCTATTTCATTCTTGTAGTTAATTCCGGCCTTGGCTATTGCAGTCCTCCCTTCTCTGGAGACAGTTCTTTTCTCCTGTGTTAAatgtttggggggtttttttggttgaTAACTGTTTTGAGCTCTTTAGTCACCCAAGGTTTATTATGTGGAAAGATAAAAAACCTTCTTTGGTCGGGATAACAGAGCCCACGCGAAAAGCGATGTAGGACGAGGCAGAATCCGAAAAGCTCATCAGTATCCTCACAAGTATCCAAAAAGCAAGTCGGCAGTCCAAacagcagtgacagaaaatCCTCTCTGGCGACGTGGCGCGTCACAAGACATAAAGATGCATTCTACAAACAGGGTGACATGGCCAATAGACAGGGTAAAACTATAGAACACCTTAAAATACTATTTATGTGTGACTTGATCTTGTGCTTGTGCAGCTGTGGTAGTGTTAGGGGGATCTTCTTGCTTATATAGGATGAGTATGGCAGTGGGAATAAAGGAGTCGCCGCAGATTGTTCATCTTGGCCAGGGGGACTTCATGGCTCCGGCCCGACGGCGACAGCTGAGATCCATTCGTGCGACGGATGGGTGGGATCTGCCGTGACGCGGCCGGCTTCCCTTTCGACTGCTTGGGTAGGAAGTGCTGATAGTCGCCATTGGGTTTCGCCCGTTATTTGACTTGCTTGATGACTACAGCTTTGATTTATTCCCCGCCCTGAGGTGAAATTGAACCCGGATGACACATTGAAGGCGAGTACTGACTCAATGTGTCCTTCTCGGCGCCCAGGTATCTGAGGGCCTCTACCTGCCCATTCCCCCACAGCACGACTCCTTGGTCTCGGAGGTGTTGCGCTCCCGGGTGCTCGCCCCCCCATCCAGGTCATCGGGGTTGTCAACCTGCCCGGAGAGGTGAGACACCGTCTTCTGACCGGATGTCTACCGAGGGAGGGCGTGTACGCGGGGCCGCTTGACCTCGACCTCGACCCCAGCTCCCAGCTCCCCTGCCTCGCTCCCGACGGACTGCGCATCGGACAGCGTTGTTCAATGCGAGGAGCGTGCAAGTCTCCCTAGGAGTCGCCtgctgggtttttcttttcttctctgactTCAGAGTCAGTCAGTTGGTGATGACAAGTGTTAAGCCGCAGTCCTTTTGCTTGACACTGCACCAGGACGCTTGTGAGTCGATCGCAAAGAGGCCCCCACTATACCGGCAGGAAGGAGGAAAACGACACGGGCCACGGCCACTCGATTTGTTGCCCTCAATGTGATGAggcagcttttatttttttattgcatttacaATCCAGCAAAATCCACACACCAGACATTTTACCTACACCAcgcaaacaacccccccccaacagctCTGGGTGACTGCAGGGAGCTTTGGTGTCATTAGTCACTTGTTAGCATTCAACGGTGATTACGACATGAGCAAGTTTGGCTTGTTGTTGCACCCC
This Scophthalmus maximus strain ysfricsl-2021 chromosome 16, ASM2237912v1, whole genome shotgun sequence DNA region includes the following protein-coding sequences:
- the nrbf2b gene encoding nuclear receptor-binding factor 2b, whose product is MFFSFFFSFFFERFRSSMRVTVRAGQRLLSCSATLRRIDSMEVVDSPLNLAHQQCRKADRLVAAGKYEEALSCHGKAADLLTDAMKTTECQQARLSMELQRDSHVKQQRLIQERWKREARREATKTRPGPVPPSSSPALLTQTQAAGQLQPHGSSGLSAAECGRIGEREYDTLLYQLQTRQTGGCQPLTSPCPGSKTTKDDKTRLEEQHTTIDDLRRLVDHLMDENQRLVAENERLRSENTRLCSEAAEAADFVERSELWVLPHAGSAMGTGGGQERKSTGKGKEIAIPQLPPLEMPAQEDLCLDDLPPLELPEDIQNELQELLDRDKL